A genome region from Tepidisphaeraceae bacterium includes the following:
- the glgB gene encoding 1,4-alpha-glucan branching protein GlgB — translation MSITANQKQRISASADSPTLGDHDLYLFNEGTHSRLYGKLGAHCQPGGGVHFAVWAPNAHSVSVIGDFNGWDKGRHPMTARGQSGLWEGVINEAKEGSFYKFHIVSCINGYTVDKVDPFGFMHAPAPRKESIVRKLDYDWSDADWMKERGQRQKLDQPMSTYEMHLGSWMRVPEEENRFLTYREIAPKLADYLTDRGFTHVEFLPLMEHPFYGSWGYQTTGYFAPTSRYGTPQDLMFLVDTLHQRGIGVILDWVPSHFPSDEHGLAFFDGTKLYEHADPRKGFHPDWKSEIFNYGRHEVRSFLLSSAIFWLDKFHADGLRVDAVASMLYLDYGRKQGEWIPNEYGGRENIEAMEFLRQMNREIYGQFPDVQTIAEESTSWPMVSRPIHIGGLGFGYKWDMGWMNDTLRYFQQDPVYRSYHHNKLSFRGMYQYSENYVLPLSHDEVVHLKGSLLSRMPGDHWQQFANLRLLLVNQYTQPGKKLLFMGGEFGQWGEWNHDRSLDWDLLGWDSHRGAQKMVDDLNRLYRSEPALHEGDCQPFGFEWIDANDNAQSVTTFLRRGRDPKDVVLVAVNHTPVVRHNYRVGLPIGGTWREIFNSDAKLYWGSGQGNLGAIEASPLPHYQWPKSIMLTLPPLGAVMLKPDVAESGPSPGTPGEAG, via the coding sequence ATGAGCATCACAGCGAACCAGAAGCAGCGCATCAGCGCATCGGCCGATTCGCCCACCCTTGGCGATCACGACCTCTACCTGTTTAACGAGGGCACGCACAGCCGCCTGTACGGCAAGCTCGGCGCGCACTGCCAGCCCGGCGGTGGCGTCCACTTCGCCGTCTGGGCCCCCAACGCGCACAGCGTCTCGGTCATCGGCGACTTCAACGGCTGGGACAAAGGCCGCCATCCGATGACCGCTCGCGGCCAGTCGGGCCTGTGGGAAGGGGTGATCAACGAAGCGAAGGAAGGATCGTTCTACAAGTTCCACATCGTGTCGTGCATCAACGGCTACACGGTAGACAAGGTCGACCCGTTCGGCTTCATGCACGCGCCGGCGCCGCGGAAGGAATCGATCGTCCGCAAGCTGGATTACGACTGGAGCGACGCCGATTGGATGAAGGAGCGCGGCCAGCGGCAGAAGCTCGATCAGCCGATGAGCACTTACGAGATGCACCTGGGCTCGTGGATGCGCGTGCCGGAGGAGGAGAACCGCTTTCTAACGTACCGCGAGATCGCGCCGAAGCTGGCCGATTATCTCACCGATCGCGGGTTCACGCACGTCGAGTTTCTGCCGCTCATGGAGCATCCGTTTTACGGGTCGTGGGGGTATCAGACGACGGGGTACTTTGCGCCCACCAGTCGGTACGGCACGCCGCAGGACCTGATGTTTTTGGTCGACACGCTGCACCAGCGCGGCATCGGCGTCATTCTCGATTGGGTGCCGTCGCACTTCCCCAGCGACGAGCACGGCCTGGCGTTCTTCGACGGCACCAAGCTCTACGAGCACGCCGACCCGCGCAAGGGGTTTCACCCCGACTGGAAGAGCGAGATCTTCAACTACGGCCGGCACGAGGTGCGCTCGTTCCTGCTCTCGAGCGCAATCTTCTGGTTGGATAAGTTTCACGCCGACGGACTGCGCGTGGACGCCGTCGCGTCGATGCTCTACCTCGACTATGGCCGCAAGCAGGGCGAGTGGATTCCCAACGAGTACGGCGGGCGCGAAAACATCGAAGCCATGGAATTCCTGCGGCAAATGAACCGCGAAATCTACGGCCAGTTCCCCGACGTGCAGACGATCGCCGAGGAATCGACCTCGTGGCCCATGGTGTCGCGGCCGATCCACATTGGTGGGCTCGGGTTCGGCTACAAGTGGGACATGGGGTGGATGAACGACACGCTGCGCTACTTCCAGCAGGACCCGGTCTACCGCAGCTACCACCACAACAAGCTCAGCTTCCGCGGCATGTATCAGTACAGCGAGAACTACGTGCTGCCGTTGTCGCACGATGAGGTGGTTCACCTGAAGGGATCGCTGCTGAGCCGCATGCCCGGCGACCACTGGCAGCAGTTCGCCAACTTGCGGCTGCTGCTCGTCAACCAATACACCCAACCTGGTAAGAAGCTGCTGTTCATGGGCGGCGAGTTCGGCCAGTGGGGCGAGTGGAACCATGACCGCAGTTTGGATTGGGACCTGCTCGGCTGGGACTCGCACCGCGGCGCGCAGAAGATGGTCGACGACCTGAACCGCCTGTACCGCAGCGAGCCCGCGCTGCACGAGGGCGACTGCCAGCCGTTCGGCTTCGAATGGATCGACGCCAACGACAACGCCCAAAGCGTCACGACCTTCCTAAGGCGCGGCCGCGATCCGAAGGACGTGGTGCTGGTGGCGGTAAACCACACGCCCGTCGTGCGGCACAACTATCGCGTGGGCCTGCCGATCGGCGGCACCTGGCGCGAAATCTTCAACAGCGACGCGAAACTCTACTGGGGCAGCGGGCAGGGCAACCTGGGCGCGATCGAGGCGTCGCCACTGCCGCATTACCAGTGGCCAAAGTCGATCATGCTGACGCTGCCGCCACTGGGGGCGGTGATGTTGAAGCCGGATGTCGCCGAATCCGGCCCCTCTCCCGGTACTCCGGGAGAGGCTGGGTGA
- a CDS encoding tetratricopeptide repeat protein: protein MSAPPTPFLDVPTLLERSSERPRAPLVGYFVAGMLLVILLMGYFSATGSTVGESVSALLPLIVLLLVGGAAASSFSNVRRHRAEQRQLEAIEEFVQLRNWPAAGMALDGLLLAPPRSAGIRVQGLIYLASVLARYGRYEDAISVHSYLLEHVPLDPGTHYGLGVGRTMAMLHEDHLFDADRAIGELRRLGDREDSAGLALIEIYRDVKTGHPAEAIALFEQRSAMLRDKLGHRVGDAYALVARAYDQMGNDEQARLAWRRATLLAPAIELTRRYPNVAPTAAKYEPAPAPQGM, encoded by the coding sequence ATGTCCGCGCCGCCCACCCCGTTTCTGGATGTGCCCACGCTGCTCGAACGCAGCAGTGAACGGCCGCGCGCGCCGCTGGTCGGCTACTTCGTCGCGGGCATGCTGCTGGTCATCCTGCTCATGGGCTACTTCTCGGCCACGGGCAGCACGGTGGGCGAGAGCGTCAGCGCGCTGCTGCCGTTGATCGTGCTCCTGCTGGTGGGTGGGGCGGCGGCCAGCTCGTTCAGCAACGTGCGCCGGCACCGTGCGGAACAACGGCAGCTGGAGGCGATCGAGGAGTTCGTGCAACTGCGGAACTGGCCCGCCGCCGGGATGGCGCTGGATGGCCTGCTGCTCGCGCCACCGCGCAGCGCGGGGATTCGCGTGCAGGGGCTGATCTACCTCGCCAGCGTGCTCGCCCGCTATGGCCGATACGAGGACGCGATCAGCGTGCACAGCTACCTGCTGGAACACGTGCCGCTGGACCCCGGCACGCACTACGGCCTGGGCGTGGGGCGCACGATGGCGATGCTGCACGAGGATCACCTGTTCGACGCCGACCGCGCGATTGGCGAACTTCGCCGCCTGGGTGACCGTGAGGACTCGGCGGGCCTGGCGCTGATTGAGATCTACCGCGACGTGAAGACCGGTCATCCCGCCGAGGCGATCGCGCTCTTCGAGCAGCGGTCGGCGATGCTGCGCGACAAGCTTGGGCATCGGGTGGGCGACGCGTACGCGCTGGTCGCGCGCGCGTACGACCAGATGGGCAACGACGAGCAGGCGCGCCTCGCGTGGCGCCGCGCGACACTTTTGGCGCCCGCGATCGAGCTGACCCGCCGTTATCCCAATGTTGCGCCAACGGCGGCGAAATACGAACCGGCCCCCGCGCCGCAGGGAATGTAG
- a CDS encoding nitrite/sulfite reductase yields MPSSNWKEQLGDQIPADLGREIDSFEATVSLRKNGKIDEKVFAEQRLRRGAYGQRYDNGQRHDGLVTQKLPYSSLTKGPDTYWDAPGMLRLKIPYGGVTPAQFRVLADLAEEYSDYILHVTTRQDFQLHFIHIEDTPEIFRRLAAVGITTREACGNSVRNVTACPLAGVCNTEAFDVTPYAKALAMYLLGHPDTQDFGRKFKIAFSGCEDEACALVNIHDLGGIAAVREVDGKTVRGFKLFVAGGLGAVPHQAKLFDEFVSEEDVFHLARAMGRVFARLGEKKNRNRARLKFLVQKLGIEEFKRLVLEELKIMPADPTLAKHLETIPTWEEVGEPLKTVQLTVGKKSPEFDAWCDTNVYYQRQPGYAVVTVTLPLGDFTPDQSRALADLAERYANGNARTTVEQNIVLRWVPREKIPALYEELKAVGLAQPGAGTIVDATSCPGTDTCKLGIASSRGLAGELRSRLAETAMTMEKPVKNLRIKVSGCFNSCGQHHVADLGFYGNSRNVGGFTVPHFQVMLGGQWSRNGGSYALAMGSVPSKAIPSLVTALTSRYTQERQGEESFQGWCGRIGKKELKTIVEQFVKVPPFAENPDFYTDWGDPRSYSIGDIGVGECAGEVVSLADFGFAAAESEAFEAQLQLDAGNHKAADDMAYGAMITAAKTLVQEQWLDVPTDPDTIVREFKTRFVDTGLFRDRFHLDQFSNYFLNRHAGADTRYTSDTAHKLVEETNLFIDAAHKCHAKVRAELAVNLAPAVAAKV; encoded by the coding sequence ATGCCGTCGTCCAATTGGAAAGAACAACTAGGCGATCAGATCCCGGCCGATCTGGGTCGCGAGATCGACTCGTTCGAGGCCACCGTGTCGCTGCGCAAGAACGGCAAGATCGACGAGAAGGTCTTCGCCGAGCAGCGGTTGCGCCGTGGCGCCTACGGCCAACGCTACGACAACGGTCAACGGCACGACGGCCTGGTCACGCAAAAGCTGCCGTACTCGTCGCTCACCAAAGGCCCCGACACCTACTGGGACGCGCCGGGCATGCTGCGGCTGAAGATCCCCTACGGTGGCGTCACACCCGCGCAGTTCCGCGTGCTGGCCGACCTCGCCGAGGAGTACAGCGATTACATCCTGCACGTCACCACCCGGCAGGATTTCCAGTTGCACTTCATCCACATTGAAGACACCCCCGAAATCTTCCGCCGCCTCGCCGCCGTCGGCATTACGACGCGCGAGGCGTGCGGCAACAGCGTACGCAATGTCACCGCCTGCCCACTGGCGGGCGTGTGCAACACCGAAGCGTTCGACGTCACGCCTTACGCCAAAGCGCTGGCGATGTACCTGCTGGGCCACCCCGACACACAGGACTTCGGCCGTAAGTTCAAGATCGCCTTCAGCGGGTGCGAGGACGAGGCGTGCGCGCTGGTGAACATCCACGACCTCGGTGGCATCGCCGCCGTTCGCGAGGTGGATGGCAAGACGGTGCGCGGCTTCAAACTGTTCGTCGCCGGCGGCCTTGGCGCGGTGCCGCACCAGGCGAAGCTGTTCGACGAGTTCGTCTCCGAAGAAGATGTTTTCCACCTCGCCCGCGCCATGGGCCGTGTGTTCGCTCGCCTGGGCGAGAAGAAGAACCGCAACCGCGCCCGCCTGAAGTTCCTGGTGCAGAAGCTCGGCATCGAAGAGTTCAAGCGGCTCGTGCTCGAAGAGCTCAAGATCATGCCGGCCGACCCCACGCTGGCAAAGCATCTCGAGACGATCCCCACCTGGGAAGAGGTCGGCGAGCCACTGAAGACCGTCCAACTCACGGTCGGCAAGAAGTCGCCCGAGTTCGACGCCTGGTGCGACACGAACGTCTACTACCAGCGCCAGCCCGGTTACGCCGTCGTCACCGTCACGCTGCCGCTGGGCGACTTCACGCCAGACCAATCGCGCGCCTTGGCCGACTTGGCCGAGCGCTACGCCAACGGTAACGCCCGCACGACGGTCGAGCAGAACATCGTGCTGCGCTGGGTGCCGCGCGAGAAGATTCCGGCCCTCTACGAAGAGCTGAAGGCCGTCGGCCTGGCCCAGCCGGGCGCGGGCACGATCGTCGACGCCACCAGTTGCCCCGGCACCGATACCTGCAAGCTCGGCATCGCCAGCTCGCGCGGGTTGGCAGGTGAACTGCGCAGCCGGTTGGCCGAGACCGCGATGACGATGGAAAAGCCGGTGAAGAACCTGCGCATCAAGGTCAGCGGCTGCTTTAACAGCTGCGGTCAGCATCACGTGGCCGACCTTGGTTTTTACGGCAACAGCCGCAACGTCGGTGGCTTCACCGTGCCGCACTTCCAGGTCATGCTCGGTGGGCAGTGGAGCCGCAACGGCGGCAGCTACGCGCTGGCCATGGGCAGCGTGCCGAGCAAGGCCATCCCCAGCCTCGTCACCGCGCTCACCAGCCGTTACACGCAGGAGCGCCAGGGCGAAGAGAGCTTCCAGGGCTGGTGCGGTCGCATCGGCAAGAAGGAACTGAAGACGATCGTCGAGCAGTTCGTGAAGGTGCCGCCGTTCGCCGAGAACCCCGACTTCTACACCGACTGGGGCGACCCGCGTTCGTACAGCATCGGTGACATCGGCGTCGGCGAGTGCGCCGGTGAGGTTGTCTCCTTGGCCGACTTCGGCTTCGCCGCCGCCGAGAGCGAGGCGTTCGAGGCGCAGCTGCAGCTGGACGCCGGCAACCACAAGGCCGCCGACGACATGGCCTACGGCGCCATGATCACCGCCGCCAAGACGCTGGTGCAGGAGCAGTGGCTGGACGTGCCGACCGACCCGGACACGATCGTGCGCGAGTTCAAGACGCGCTTCGTCGACACGGGCCTGTTCCGCGACCGGTTCCACCTGGACCAGTTCAGCAACTACTTCCTGAACCGCCACGCCGGCGCCGACACCCGTTACACGAGCGACACCGCCCACAAGCTCGTCGAAGAGACGAACCTCTTCATCGACGCCGCCCACAAGTGCCACGCGAAGGTGCGGGCGGAGTTGGCGGTCAACCTTGCGCCGGCGGTGGCGGCGAAGGTGTAG
- the ispH gene encoding 4-hydroxy-3-methylbut-2-enyl diphosphate reductase, protein MKVILANPRGFCAGVNMAIDVVDQVLALQGAPVYVYHEIVHNRHVVEDFKSRGVKFVDSVDDVPPGATLVYSAHGISPVVRQAAKARKLIEVDATCPLVSKVHVEVLRYAREGYTIIFVGHRNHDEAIGTVGEAPDHIIVVESAEEVEHLTVPDETKLAFVTQTTLSVSDCNRVVAALKKRFPTIRHPAKDDICYATTNRQTAVTQIAPEVDVVLVIGSQNSSNSQRLVDRAIEAGKDGHLIDDASELQPEWVAGKSAVMVTAGASAPERLVNALLDRLRDEFGGVVETRTLIEEDVSFEAPKSLRSLAVVR, encoded by the coding sequence ATGAAGGTCATCTTAGCCAACCCCCGCGGCTTCTGTGCCGGTGTGAACATGGCGATCGACGTGGTCGACCAGGTGCTGGCGCTGCAGGGCGCGCCGGTGTACGTCTACCACGAGATCGTCCACAACCGCCACGTCGTCGAAGACTTCAAGAGCCGCGGCGTGAAGTTTGTAGATTCCGTGGACGACGTGCCGCCGGGCGCGACGCTGGTCTACAGCGCCCACGGCATCTCGCCGGTGGTGCGGCAGGCGGCCAAGGCGCGCAAGCTGATCGAGGTCGACGCGACCTGTCCGCTGGTCAGCAAGGTGCACGTGGAGGTGCTGCGCTACGCCCGCGAGGGGTACACGATCATTTTCGTCGGCCACCGCAACCACGACGAGGCGATCGGCACCGTCGGCGAAGCGCCCGATCACATCATCGTCGTCGAGTCGGCCGAGGAGGTGGAACACCTGACCGTGCCGGACGAGACGAAGCTGGCCTTCGTCACCCAGACCACGCTCAGCGTCTCCGACTGCAACCGCGTGGTGGCGGCGCTGAAGAAGCGGTTCCCCACCATCCGCCATCCCGCCAAGGACGATATCTGCTACGCCACCACGAATCGCCAGACCGCCGTCACGCAGATAGCCCCGGAGGTGGACGTGGTGCTGGTGATCGGCAGCCAGAACAGCAGCAATTCCCAGCGGCTGGTCGACCGCGCTATCGAGGCCGGCAAGGATGGTCACCTGATCGACGACGCCAGCGAACTGCAGCCCGAATGGGTCGCCGGGAAGTCGGCGGTGATGGTGACCGCCGGCGCATCTGCCCCGGAACGACTGGTCAACGCGCTGCTGGACCGCCTGCGCGACGAGTTCGGCGGCGTGGTGGAGACGCGCACGCTGATCGAGGAAGACGTTTCGTTCGAAGCGCCCAAGTCGCTGCGGAGCCTGGCGGTGGTGCGGTAG
- a CDS encoding VOC family protein, which yields MIINLHHTQVGIPAGGVERCRAFYCGVLGLTEVHRPFGPNGLWVQVGDRTVHFGIDSLPDRTASNAHVAYEVDDLAEMRQRLIAAGLEIEDPPVMPGHERFQVRDPFGNQVEFVRRIG from the coding sequence ATGATCATCAACCTCCACCACACCCAGGTCGGCATTCCCGCGGGCGGCGTCGAGCGGTGCCGTGCGTTCTACTGCGGCGTGCTCGGTCTGACGGAAGTTCATCGCCCGTTCGGCCCCAACGGCCTCTGGGTGCAGGTGGGCGACCGCACGGTCCACTTCGGCATCGATTCGCTGCCGGATCGCACCGCCAGCAACGCCCACGTCGCCTACGAGGTGGACGACCTGGCCGAGATGCGGCAACGCCTGATCGCAGCGGGCCTTGAGATCGAGGACCCGCCGGTGATGCCGGGGCACGAGCGATTTCAGGTACGCGACCCGTTCGGCAACCAGGTGGAGTTCGTCCGCCGAATCGGGTAG
- the ilvD gene encoding dihydroxy-acid dehydratase: MTTANPIASQKLNKFSSRITQPASQGASQAMLIATGLSWQDLDKPQIGIGSVWYEGNPCNMHLADLGNHVKRGATEAGCVGMRFNTVGVSDGISMGTDGMSFSLQSRDLIADSIETIMGAQWYDGLVALPGCDKNMPGVVMAMGRLNRPSIMVYGGSIRAGCAKIRGTEEKLDVVSAFQSYGQSLAGRITEVERKEILSRSCPGQGACGGMYTANTMASFIECLGLTLPYDSSLPADSQEKIDECIRAGAAVKRLLELDLKPRDIVTKQSFINAMRLTIVLGGSTNAVLHSIAMARSFGIDLTIEDWQRVSDTTPLLSDFRPSGKYVMEDLHAVGGVPAVIKMMIENKFIDGSQMTVTGKTLAENVNELPSLSAGQPIVHALDNPIKHDGHIRILKGNLASEGAVAKITGKEGTQFEGPAKVYDSEEDMLVGLEKGQIGKGDVIIIRYEGPKGGPGMPEMLTPTSALAGYGLLNDVALITDGRFSGGSHGFIIGHVTPEAVEGGTIALAKTGDRVRIDADKNTIDLLVADSELATRRKAWQRPAYKVHRGTLYKYIKNVKSASEGCVTDE, from the coding sequence ATGACCACCGCCAACCCCATCGCGTCCCAGAAGTTGAACAAGTTTTCCTCGCGCATCACCCAGCCCGCGAGCCAGGGTGCATCGCAGGCCATGCTGATCGCCACCGGCCTGTCGTGGCAGGACCTCGACAAGCCACAGATCGGCATCGGCAGCGTTTGGTACGAGGGCAACCCCTGCAACATGCACCTGGCCGACCTTGGCAACCACGTGAAGCGCGGGGCCACCGAGGCGGGTTGCGTCGGCATGCGATTTAACACGGTCGGCGTGTCCGATGGCATCTCGATGGGCACCGATGGCATGAGCTTCTCGCTCCAATCGCGCGACCTGATCGCCGACAGCATCGAGACGATCATGGGCGCCCAGTGGTACGACGGCCTCGTCGCGTTGCCCGGTTGCGATAAAAACATGCCCGGCGTCGTGATGGCGATGGGCCGCCTCAACCGCCCGTCCATCATGGTCTACGGCGGCAGCATTCGCGCGGGTTGCGCCAAGATTCGCGGCACCGAGGAAAAGCTGGACGTGGTCAGCGCGTTCCAAAGCTACGGCCAAAGCCTCGCCGGCCGCATTACCGAAGTGGAACGCAAGGAAATCCTCAGCCGTAGCTGCCCCGGCCAGGGCGCGTGCGGCGGCATGTACACCGCCAACACCATGGCGTCGTTCATCGAATGCCTCGGCCTCACGCTGCCGTACGATTCATCCCTTCCGGCCGACTCTCAGGAGAAGATCGACGAGTGCATTCGCGCCGGCGCCGCGGTGAAGCGGCTGTTGGAACTCGACCTGAAGCCGCGCGACATCGTGACGAAGCAGAGCTTCATCAACGCGATGCGCCTCACGATCGTGCTCGGCGGGTCGACGAACGCCGTCCTGCACTCGATCGCCATGGCCCGCTCGTTCGGGATTGATCTGACCATCGAAGACTGGCAGCGCGTCAGCGACACCACCCCCCTGCTCAGCGACTTCCGCCCGAGCGGCAAGTACGTGATGGAAGATCTGCACGCCGTCGGTGGCGTGCCGGCCGTCATCAAGATGATGATCGAAAACAAGTTCATCGACGGCTCGCAGATGACCGTCACCGGCAAAACGCTCGCCGAGAACGTGAACGAACTGCCAAGCCTGTCCGCCGGCCAGCCGATCGTTCACGCGCTCGACAACCCGATCAAGCACGACGGACACATCCGCATCCTGAAGGGCAACCTGGCGTCTGAAGGCGCCGTCGCCAAAATCACCGGCAAGGAAGGCACGCAGTTCGAAGGCCCGGCCAAGGTCTACGATTCGGAAGAGGACATGCTGGTTGGCTTGGAAAAGGGCCAGATCGGCAAGGGCGACGTGATCATCATCCGCTACGAAGGCCCCAAGGGCGGCCCCGGCATGCCCGAAATGCTCACGCCCACGAGCGCGCTGGCCGGCTACGGCCTGCTAAACGACGTCGCCCTTATCACCGACGGCCGCTTCAGTGGCGGCAGCCATGGCTTCATCATCGGCCACGTGACCCCCGAAGCCGTCGAGGGTGGCACGATCGCCTTGGCCAAGACCGGCGACCGCGTGCGCATCGATGCCGACAAGAACACGATCGATTTGCTCGTCGCCGACAGCGAACTGGCCACGCGCCGCAAGGCCTGGCAACGGCCGGCGTACAAGGTGCACCGCGGTACGCTTTATAAGTACATCAAGAACGTGAAAAGCGCCAGCGAAGGCTGCGTGACGGACGAGTAG
- a CDS encoding VOC family protein, giving the protein MILGLHHAQFTIPPEGEAEARTYYLELLGLKEIPKPDNLRRGGFWMLVGAREVHVGTQEGGNRFQLRSHFAYEVDDLANWRRKIAGAGFGIEEPPPFDGHIRFHTRDPFGNLVEFIQRVGSNATSASGIEWDMRE; this is encoded by the coding sequence ATGATTCTCGGTCTGCATCACGCACAGTTCACCATTCCCCCCGAAGGCGAGGCCGAGGCCCGCACGTATTACCTCGAGCTGCTGGGCCTGAAGGAAATCCCCAAGCCCGACAACCTGCGCCGCGGCGGGTTCTGGATGCTCGTGGGCGCACGCGAGGTGCACGTGGGCACGCAGGAGGGGGGCAACCGCTTCCAGCTGCGCTCGCACTTCGCGTACGAGGTGGACGACCTGGCCAACTGGCGCCGCAAGATTGCCGGCGCTGGCTTCGGCATTGAGGAACCACCGCCGTTCGACGGGCACATTCGCTTCCACACGCGCGACCCGTTCGGCAACCTGGTCGAATTCATCCAGCGCGTCGGATCGAACGCCACCTCGGCGTCCGGCATCGAATGGGACATGCGGGAGTGA
- a CDS encoding DUF4056 domain-containing protein has protein sequence MGCRQSSLAFVMLLALLVTAGGAGGCAVPRSRLGALPFHGIFTLYSTTDASDLGRHRHGRWPRMFQTDERERGIIYTKRAGFLDVAHLRITIDWTRYYVLQVRDAMNAGDAQLTLPGMNNARLHVALHYPQTWDQQTPEARAALVQEVSIRTGQRLAYLMLTWHEAISWFGNRTVFFVDERPSAFTYDDTMSHVIGIRVAARALADESRSFDDAVTLALSDELWALGAVSPRQTDEAVRAVQGHWWANGRPLKRHYDVGLTSDVVYPWLARDISFASDRKPEPFHLPRLDDVYGQDWSGFYSAEIEPRISTASRMRQSVAGHPERFSHDEAMPQLMDVIRSEMDSQFGAEVNEPWPAGMTESAKR, from the coding sequence TTGGGCTGTCGTCAATCGTCGCTCGCCTTCGTCATGTTGCTCGCGTTGCTGGTCACTGCCGGTGGGGCGGGCGGGTGCGCGGTGCCACGATCGCGACTTGGGGCGCTGCCGTTCCACGGCATCTTCACGCTCTACTCCACCACCGACGCCAGCGACCTCGGCCGACATCGCCATGGCCGCTGGCCGCGAATGTTTCAGACTGACGAGCGCGAGCGCGGCATCATCTACACGAAACGCGCCGGCTTCCTGGACGTCGCCCACCTCCGCATCACGATCGACTGGACGCGGTATTACGTCCTGCAGGTGCGCGACGCGATGAACGCGGGCGATGCGCAGCTCACGCTGCCCGGCATGAACAACGCAAGGCTGCACGTCGCGCTGCACTATCCGCAGACGTGGGACCAGCAGACGCCCGAGGCCCGGGCGGCGCTGGTTCAGGAAGTTTCGATCCGCACCGGCCAGCGCTTGGCGTACCTGATGCTAACGTGGCACGAGGCCATTTCTTGGTTCGGCAATCGCACCGTTTTCTTCGTCGACGAACGCCCGTCGGCATTCACCTACGACGATACGATGTCGCACGTCATCGGCATCCGCGTCGCCGCCCGCGCGCTGGCGGACGAATCGCGATCGTTCGACGACGCCGTGACGCTGGCGCTGTCGGACGAGCTGTGGGCACTGGGCGCCGTTTCGCCTCGGCAGACGGACGAAGCGGTGCGGGCCGTGCAGGGCCATTGGTGGGCGAATGGCCGTCCGCTTAAGCGTCACTACGATGTGGGATTGACGTCGGACGTGGTCTATCCGTGGCTGGCGCGTGATATATCGTTCGCTTCAGATCGCAAGCCAGAGCCATTCCATCTGCCGCGATTGGATGATGTTTACGGGCAGGATTGGTCGGGCTTCTACTCGGCCGAGATTGAGCCCCGCATCTCTACGGCCAGCCGAATGCGTCAGAGCGTGGCCGGGCACCCCGAGCGGTTCTCGCACGACGAAGCGATGCCGCAATTGATGGACGTCATTCGCTCGGAGATGGACTCGCAGTTCGGCGCAGAGGTCAACGAGCCGTGGCCGGCTGGGATGACAGAGTCGGCCAAGCGTTGA
- a CDS encoding TIM barrel protein, translating to MKLQFVRHLWGVNEPWETCFPKLKAAGFTAIETALPTEAERPRFKKLLNEHGFGFIAMAFSGGPDVQAHVRSFREQVEQASEFGAMKITSHAGRDAWSPAEADAFFREALAIEKSIGLPVGHETHRGRQMFNPWQARDLLERHPSLNICADFSHWVCVAERLLGDCDDIIKLTAERTIHLHARVGYEEGPQVPDPRAPEYAGALAAHERWWDMVWQSQRSRGVAVSTLTPEFGPPGYMHTLPYTGQPVANLWEICHWMADRQKTRFMDAR from the coding sequence ATGAAATTGCAGTTCGTGCGTCATTTGTGGGGTGTCAACGAACCGTGGGAGACCTGCTTCCCCAAGCTTAAGGCGGCCGGTTTCACGGCGATCGAGACCGCGCTACCCACCGAGGCCGAACGTCCACGTTTCAAAAAACTGCTGAACGAGCACGGCTTTGGGTTCATCGCGATGGCCTTTTCGGGTGGGCCGGACGTGCAGGCACACGTGAGGTCGTTTCGAGAGCAGGTCGAGCAGGCGAGCGAGTTCGGCGCGATGAAGATCACGAGCCACGCCGGGCGGGATGCTTGGTCGCCGGCTGAGGCCGATGCATTCTTTCGGGAAGCGCTGGCGATCGAGAAGTCGATCGGCCTACCCGTGGGCCACGAGACGCATCGCGGCCGGCAGATGTTCAATCCATGGCAGGCGCGGGACCTGCTGGAACGGCACCCGTCGCTGAACATCTGCGCCGACTTTTCCCACTGGGTCTGCGTTGCCGAGCGGCTGCTGGGCGACTGCGACGACATCATCAAGCTGACGGCCGAGCGGACGATTCACCTGCACGCGCGCGTCGGCTACGAGGAAGGCCCGCAGGTGCCCGACCCGCGAGCGCCGGAATATGCTGGTGCGCTGGCCGCCCATGAACGGTGGTGGGATATGGTTTGGCAATCACAGCGGTCGCGCGGGGTGGCTGTTAGCACGCTGACGCCCGAGTTTGGGCCACCCGGGTACATGCACACGCTGCCGTACACCGGGCAGCCGGTCGCGAACCTGTGGGAGATCTGCCACTGGATGGCGGATCGGCAGAAGACACGGTTTATGGACGCGCGGTAG